In Symmachiella dynata, the following are encoded in one genomic region:
- a CDS encoding adenine nucleotide alpha hydrolase, with amino-acid sequence MSVSIYVCFSGGKDSLMMLHELKSAGEWDVVKLITTITAGYDRISMHGVRRELLHRQAAALEIPLMEVAISPQADNDEYESAMEHAWDEAVQSEIDTIAFGDIFLQDLKEYRERQLAAHALKCLFPLWQRSTPELVRTFIDLGYRAITTCVDPRKLDASFAGRIIDDEFLNALPEGVDPCGENGEFHSFVFDGPLFREPVSFSRGEVIDRDNFLFCELNPQ; translated from the coding sequence ATGTCCGTGTCGATTTACGTCTGTTTTAGCGGCGGCAAGGATAGCTTGATGATGCTGCACGAACTGAAGTCCGCCGGGGAATGGGACGTTGTGAAACTGATCACGACCATCACCGCCGGATACGACCGCATCAGCATGCATGGTGTCCGCCGCGAGTTGTTACACCGCCAGGCGGCTGCGCTGGAAATCCCACTGATGGAAGTCGCCATTTCGCCACAGGCCGACAACGACGAATATGAATCCGCCATGGAACATGCCTGGGACGAAGCCGTCCAAAGCGAAATCGACACCATTGCCTTTGGCGATATTTTTCTGCAAGACCTCAAGGAGTATCGTGAGCGACAGTTAGCGGCGCATGCTTTGAAATGTCTTTTCCCTTTGTGGCAGCGATCGACGCCCGAACTTGTCCGCACATTTATTGATTTGGGTTACCGCGCCATCACCACGTGTGTTGATCCACGAAAACTTGATGCCTCCTTTGCGGGTCGAATCATCGACGACGAGTTTCTGAATGCTCTCCCCGAGGGTGTCGACCCCTGCGGAGAGAATGGGGAATTCCACTCATTCGTATTCGACGGTCCGTTATTTCGAGAACCCGTTAGTTTTTCACGCGGCGAAGTCATCGACCGCGACAACTTTCTATTTTGTGAATTGAACCCACAATGA